The Canis lupus dingo isolate Sandy chromosome 8, ASM325472v2, whole genome shotgun sequence genome has a segment encoding these proteins:
- the TIMM9 gene encoding mitochondrial import inner membrane translocase subunit Tim9 codes for MAAQMPESDQIKQFKEFLGTYNKLTETCFLDCVKDFTTREVKPEETTCSEHCLQKYLKMTQRISMRFQEYHIQQNEALAAKAGLLGQPR; via the exons ATGGCTGCACAAATGCCAGAATCTGATCAGATAAAACAG TTCAAGGAATTTCTTGGAACCTACAATAAACTTACCGAAACGTGCTTTTTGGATTGCGTTAAAGACTTCACAACAAGAGAAGTCAAACCTGAAGAG acCACCTGTTCAGAACATTgcttacagaaatatttaaaaatgacacaaagaataTCCATGAGATTTCAGGAATATCATATTCAGCAGAATGAAGCCCTGGCAGCCAAAGCAGGACTTCTTGGCCAGCCACGATAG